A segment of the Zingiber officinale cultivar Zhangliang chromosome 8B, Zo_v1.1, whole genome shotgun sequence genome:
GGCATGAAACTTCACTCCATCATCTCTTCTTCGGGCCTTCAGATAGATAACGTTTTGGGATCGAAGCTGATGTTTATGTATGTCAAATGTGGCGACTTGAGTCAGGGTAGAAACGTGTTTGATGAGCTTGCCTCAAAAGAAGCACTTCCTTTGTGGAACTCGATGTTGACTGCCTATTCCAAGTCTGGTAATCACAAGGAAGTCATCTCCTTATTTAAAAAGATGCGGCATGTCGGAGTTGTTCCAGACTCATCTACTTCCTCCTGCGTTCTGAAGTGTTTAGGGTTTTTGGGCCTTGTTACTGAGGGAAAATGGGTGCATGGGTATCTTGTCAAACTGGGTTTGGATAGATACAACGCAGTCGGGAATGCTCTTGTTGCATTTTACTCCAAGTGCCACAAAATTGATGATGCAATTAAGTTGTTTGAGGAAATGCCTGACAAAGATATTATATCTTGGAATTCAATAATCAGTGGGTGTGTTTCAAATGGCCTTCCTGGAATTAGCATCACTCTATTCAATGAGTTGGTGTCTTTAGGATTGCACTTTGATTTAGCAACATTGGCTGGTGTTCTTTCAGCTTGTGCTGAAACAGCTTGTCTGGGAGTAGGTAGAACAATTCATGGCTATGCAATTAAAGTTGGCTTTGTTGAAGATATAACCATTCAGAATTCTTTAAttaatatgtactcaaaatgtTGGAATTTGGTAGGCGCTGTTCAAGTTTTTGAGAAGATGAATGAAAAGAGTgttgtttcatggacttcaatgATCTCAGCATATGCTCAAGCTGGACAGTTGGAGGAAGCATTTTCTTGTTTTAGACAAATGGAGTCGGTAGGAATTAAACCAGATCAAATTGTCATTGTAGCTATCCTTCATGCTTGTGCATGTAATCAATCATTGGAAGAAGGGAAATACATCCATAGTTATATTGTCAGGAATAAATCGGAGAAGAATATTTTTGTCAGCAATGCACTTATGAACATGTACGCAAAGTGTGGGAATATGCTAGAAGCAAAAAAGGTCTTTGATGAAATGGATAGGAAGGATATCGTCTCATGGAACACCTTGATCGGAGGTTACTCAAAAATAGGTATGGCTAATGAAGCACTTAATTTATTTTGTGAAATGCAGTCTTCATTGAGACCTAATTCAGTGACCATGTCGTGCATTCTCCCTGCTGTTGCAAGCCTTTCATCTTTAGATAAAGGCATTCAGATTCATGCCCAAATATTAAGGTATGCGCGCTTGGAGGATGGTTATGTTACAAATGCATTGGTTGATATGTATGTAAAATGTGGTGCATTGTTGCTCGCCTGTTTGTTGTTTGATAGGATTAGCAAAAAGGATCGTATCACATGGACAGTGATGATTGCTGGTTATGGCATGCATGGACATGGTAACACAGCTATCACCCTTTTCAAAAAGATGAGATACGAGGGCATAGAACCAGATGAAGTTTCTTTTAGCGCCATCTTGTATGCTTGTAGTCATTCAGGACTCTTAAATGAAGGGTGGAAATTTTTTGATATGATGAGAAATGAATGCAAAATAGTACCAAATTTGGAGCACTATACTTGTATGGTTGACTTACTTAGTCGTGCTGGACATCTAACAAAAGCATACAAGTTCATAGAATCAATGCCCATACAACCAGATTCTACAATTTGGAGCACATTGCTCAGTGGTTGTAGAATTCACCGGGATGTGAAACTTGCTGAAACTGTTGCTGAGAAAGTTATTGAATTAGAGCCAGATAACACACGACATTACATTCTTTTAGCAAATACATATGCAGATGTAGAGAGGTGGAAAGCCATGAAGAAGTTGAGGAAAAGTGTTGGTACTTGTGGGCTGCAGAAGAATCTCAACTGTAGTTGGATCGAGATTAAAAATAAAGTTCACATTTTTGTTTCAAGTGACAGATCACATCCAAAATTAAGGAAGATAGAATTGTTTCTTGAAGAAGTGTCGAGACAGATGGAGACTGACGGCTCTGTCTCAAAAATGAAGTACGCACTGTTGAGTGTCGATTGTGCCACGAGGGAAGAAGCTCTTTGTGGGCACAGCGAGAAGTTGGCAATTGCTTTTGGTATCTTGAATTGTTCCAAAGGAAAACCAGTTCGAGTTACTAAAAATTCGAGAGTGTGTATCGGTTGCCACAATGTTGCCAAGTTTATTTCAAAGATGTCAAAGAGAGAGATCCTTTTGAGGGATTCCAATAGGTTTCACCATTTTGTGCAAGGGCGCTGTTCATGTAGAGGCTACTGGTGAACTTCCGGGCAAATGGTTTTCAATCTGAACATTATAGATGAAGCAGGCAGATGAATCTCAGATAGATCTTGATGCTGACCTAGCAACCCGCTTGGGTTGGTCTCCGGAGAAACCACTAACCAATAGGCCTCGATACTAAAGGTCTATTAAAATTTACTATTCGGTGCACATTGACATCTTTCAAGAAACTGAAGCAACAGTGTTGAGTTCTTGAATGTATCATAATCGAATAGGTTTAGCTCATGTTGTCACAGAACATGTGCATTGCCATATACATTTTATTCAAATGGTTTCCTGCTCAGCTCTTGTCACAGAACATGTATCATAATCGAAGTTCCTATTGACCATtcagaaaaattgaaaaatgtttACAGTAGTCGGCCAATCAATCTAGTAATTTTAGGTCAAtcgtttattaaaaaatattcatcCGTGAATTTTTTGAAACCGAAACTCTGATCCTTGGATATATGAGAAATTGAGAAACACTTTACCGCTGCACCAGTATCTGAGAGAGcataagatttttttaaagaaaggGTAGGATTTGTTAGAggatacaatttaattaatttagtggaTATATTTAGCTTCTCTAGGGATAATAGATCTCTTTAATGTATAAAAAATACATTTAAGATTGGAACCTCTTGCACTTGTGGTTTCACtcttctctttgttttttttaagatCTTATTTGTGTTTACATAGGGGAAGGGGAATCATCACCTCTATTATCCGTTCTACATGAGCGAACTTATCCTCGACATTGTGAAGATTgaaagatcgtttttctttttaaaaatagaaGGTTTCTCATTTGGTCTAGAAAGCAGGGATATAGCCTTGACGAATATGAAATGTGGTCACTCCCTAATATTTTAGGGGGTCCAGGCTGGCTTTGGCCTTTGTGACACGAGAGTTTGGGAGTATTCCTAACCCAATCAAACAATAAAGCAGCTTTCTAGGGGCTCTATCAATCATGCGCCAAAATTTTCAAATCTGAAGAAAAACTGAGTCAAATAAATATATAACTATTGACCAATTTGAAATGCCTCATAAAAGAACTgagagaaaaaaattaatttatttatagagCTTATATTTACAATCTGCAGCTAAAAGATTAAAACAGTGGAATTAAATGCGGAGAGAAAGCAGTCATGGCGGAGAAATTAATCCATGGCGTTGGGTCCTCTACAGGCCTTTGCGATCGGGCTCCAAATCCACTGCACCAAAAATTTCCGCCCATTTCGTCCGTTTAGGTTATAGCTCCGTCCCATCTCGTCCTTGCTCACTTGCCCCGTgtagccgccgccgccgccggtgcCGTAGACGCCTTCGCAGAGGTCGGCGATCTCAGTGGGCGCCGTCGGGTCCTCGCCGGCGTACCACGCGTTAATCAGCGGGTTGGTGGAGAGCTCCGCCATCTCGTGCGCTAGCACGCTGACCATGCCGTCGACGCCGACGTCGCCGTTGGGCGGGCTCATGGCCCCGACGCTGCCGGCCATGTAGGTCGGCACGGCGAAGGGGTAAGCGCAGACGTCGGGGCACTGCTTGCCGCTGTGGCCGACCCAGGCGTAGGGCAGCGTGTGGCCGACGAGGGAAGGGAAGGTGAAGTAGTGGAAGCCGCAGGCGGCGCGGCAGAAGTCCTGGACGGCGACGCCGGGCGCGGTGAGGACGATGTAGGCGCCGCGGCCGTGGTCGACGGGGAGGGATCGCGCGGCGAGGGCATCGGCGATGACGAGCTGGATGGAAAGCCGGGTGAGGGAAGCGCCGCGCGGGAGATGCGGGAGGGAGGCCTCGGCCGCGACGGCGACGCGGCGGGAGACGTTGGCGCCGGTCTGGTCGGGGTAGAGCGCGACGGTGGACCACCACTGAGCGACGGAGGGAGGTGGAGTGGAAGGATCGGAGAGCGAGAGGAGGAAGTCGCGGAGCGGGGCTTGCTGGGCGGCAGTCCACGGACCGTACCAGACGAGGTAGAGGTTGATCGGGGAGGAGAGAACGGGGCCCATGTGGTAGCGGAGGTTGACGAGGTCGGAGGAACCCTCGTAGCGCTTGGACTCGGCCAACGCCGCCCCGGCGCCGGCGGATCTGATGCTTCCGGCCAAGCGGAGGTGGTGGTGGGAAAAGGGGAAAGGAGAAGCAGCGAGGAGGAAGGAAGGGAAGGAAAGGAGGAggccaaaaaagaagaaaaagagaggcaGCAGCAACTCCATCTTGATTTTGGGTTGGGGGTGTGACGAGTGATGAGAGTGAAGGCCAGCTAGTGAGTGCCTATAAATAGGGGGTGGGGAAAAACGCGAGGGAAAGCGGAGGATGGGCTGGCAATGGCATTGGAGGAGGGGAGTAAGCTGGTGACAGCTGGGAGAGTGGGGGCAGGGACATATGCTTTTACTTCCGACGCCCGAGAGAATAAATTGTGATGTGAAGGGAGAGGTGTAAAGCAAAAACAATAAAAGTGAGAAAGAAAGGTAGTTTCCGTAGCACTTTCGTTTGGTTTCTATTCGTTGATCGGTGATTAGTGCAGGGCACATTttgtaattcaattttaattttagtaaattaacagataaattatttttaatagatTTAAAAATGTTGGATTGATAGATCATAGCCAACTAAAAACACATGATAAATGATTAATAACCCGTTACAGCTTATCAGTCTAAAATTATAGGCCACCTCCACCTTCTTGACCACGACAAAACCCCTGAATGGGAGCACACAACACCAAGATCGGagggttttattattattataattattattattattgttttttatACTTGTTTGTAAATAAATTAGAAtgagaatatatatattaatcttgGATTTTTGTTGGCTTTTAGGGCaaagattatttaaattttgacaAGATTTTTCACAAGTTCTATCAACTCTTGAATTGATTAAATAGATGActaataaaaataacaaaaaaaaaacttgctctctttcttttgaattttcgactaaattattttttattttaaaaattaaatggcttgagttgaTCTTATCCATTTAAGCTGGCCGATAAACTTTGATTGGAGTctactaaaattattttatagaCGATTGGaatttaatcataattaattacaatttaagCTTATAATTTGATCTCGGTGACTCAAGTAATAAGTATTAAGttgtttgaaaataataattgatAGATAAAGCTTCCATGATCAATATTTTAATTGAGTGATCAGAATTTGAGTCCAATAGAATAGGCATATTAAAGGGTATTCTACTACAATTATATCACTCTGAttgtgttttattttatttttttttataattaagttttttagctCTAGATTTTGTGATATTAACTTTACTtttgttttaatatttttttaacttttgttTACTAATAATAGTTCTCACCGTCTTCTTCTATCATGAAGCCTTAGTTTTGGATTTTCTTCTACTTAGAGGTCTTGTCTACAGTTTTATGTATCTTCTTTACTAGCACTTGCCTTATTTGAGCATCTCAATTTATCAGTCAAACTTAACCTACTTCATCTGTGAACTCATGTTAGACTTTTTTATTGCTAACTTTTACTAGACTTTTCTATCAGTTAAGTATCAAATAAAGACACATATTTAGACTTTTCAACTACTACATAATAACTTATCAATTATTTTGCACCTCTATATAGACAAatacattaataaataaaatattaatttaattttaattctttatccAACACACTAAAATTACGTAGTCGAATTTGACCCCTTAAAATATGACTGTACTAATAATATTCATcgtgatttttttaataattaaattcgTTTTATCGTTGTTCTATTTTAAGAGTTGGGTGACGGTATTCATAGAAAAAaaagtttagttttttatttttataattttattgatgaaatgaTCAGAATATCCTTTATATTTCAGTAAATTAAGAGGCATCTGAATGACATCTAGCTATTTAATTTTAAGGACACGAACATGTAATTATTGAGCCTGCGGATGAATAAATTCAATGGCCATCTGTCGATGCCTCTGTATCAATTCATGTCATCGATGACATATTTAATATGCAATGTATCTCTTTAATACaccatttttttaatatatatatatatatatatatattgattttgatttattGAACCAAGCGACATCCAATTTCCACCTTTTTtccaaatattttgataaaaatatcataaataaatcaaataaattatgaATCAAGACAATTATTCCGAAATAATTAgatttttctttctttaatttaaaaagaaaaaaagaaaagcatATAATTTGGATGAAAATATCTAACAATTCAGATCAAAAGGTGGTCCCTTATTTTCATTATAGTaagaagaatatttttttttaaaggagCAGCTCATCctctttttcattttaaaaataattttatttcaataatattatatataattatagttataattgttataacataaaataaaattattttaactttatcaaattactctacataaaatatatttatattaaaatttgttTTTTATCAATTAGATTGATATTACTTGaagataattaaaaatattttaatttgatcaaaattactttaaaattattattgCGCAACAGTTGTAGACATAATTAAGTAAGAGGGTTGTTATTTACTGTTATAATTGCACCAATTGTGACCTTAACTACCTCAATTGTTATAACAAtactgaaataataataataaaaattagataaaaagtataataaaatattatatagaTAACTTTTTTCGAGATATAATATCTTTTTGATGTTAATTAAAATAAAGAGTGTTAGTTTAATCTTTGCTCCATTAATATTTTCGGGTTCGAGATATTTCTTTTGGCTGGTCCTCCGCCCATCGGCCTTTTGGGGGCC
Coding sequences within it:
- the LOC122017171 gene encoding pentatricopeptide repeat-containing protein DOT4, chloroplastic isoform X2 encodes the protein MAVVALPLSPNSGLHLSSHNPWTQRNRSLSCFSLRSKSRIRRVHSLSLRTNGGGPIFMSEDTNISPREEILRLCLTGNLSKALSLICESESSNLDSQVYCSVLQLCAKLGALEDGMKLHSIISSSGLQIDNVLGSKLMFMYVKCGDLSQGRNVFDELASKEALPLWNSMLTAYSKSGNHKEVISLFKKMRHVGVVPDSSTSSCVLKCLGFLGLVTEGKWVHGYLVKLGLDRYNAVGNALVAFYSKCHKIDDAIKLFEEMPDKDIISWNSIISGCVSNGLPGISITLFNELVSLGLHFDLATLAGVLSACAETACLGVGRTIHGYAIKVGFVEDITIQNSLINMYSKCWNLVGAVQVFEKMNEKSVVSWTSMISAYAQAGQLEEAFSCFRQMESVGIKPDQIVIVAILHACACNQSLEEGKYIHSYIVRNKSEKNIFVSNALMNMYAKCGNMLEAKKVFDEMDRKDIVSWNTLIGGYSKIGMANEALNLFCEMQSSLRPNSVTMSCILPAVASLSSLDKGIQIHAQILRISKKDRITWTVMIAGYGMHGHGNTAITLFKKMRYEGIEPDEVSFSAILYACSHSGLLNEGWKFFDMMRNECKIVPNLEHYTCMVDLLSRAGHLTKAYKFIESMPIQPDSTIWSTLLSGCRIHRDVKLAETVAEKVIELEPDNTRHYILLANTYADVERWKAMKKLRKSVGTCGLQKNLNCSWIEIKNKVHIFVSSDRSHPKLRKIELFLEEVSRQMETDGSVSKMKYALLSVDCATREEALCGHSEKLAIAFGILNCSKGKPVRVTKNSRVCIGCHNVAKFISKMSKREILLRDSNRFHHFVQGRCSCRGYW
- the LOC122017171 gene encoding pentatricopeptide repeat-containing protein DOT4, chloroplastic isoform X1; translation: MAVVALPLSPNSGLHLSSHNPWTQRNRSLSCFSLRSKSRIRRVHSLSLRTNGGGPIFMSEDTNISPREEILRLCLTGNLSKALSLICESESSNLDSQVYCSVLQLCAKLGALEDGMKLHSIISSSGLQIDNVLGSKLMFMYVKCGDLSQGRNVFDELASKEALPLWNSMLTAYSKSGNHKEVISLFKKMRHVGVVPDSSTSSCVLKCLGFLGLVTEGKWVHGYLVKLGLDRYNAVGNALVAFYSKCHKIDDAIKLFEEMPDKDIISWNSIISGCVSNGLPGISITLFNELVSLGLHFDLATLAGVLSACAETACLGVGRTIHGYAIKVGFVEDITIQNSLINMYSKCWNLVGAVQVFEKMNEKSVVSWTSMISAYAQAGQLEEAFSCFRQMESVGIKPDQIVIVAILHACACNQSLEEGKYIHSYIVRNKSEKNIFVSNALMNMYAKCGNMLEAKKVFDEMDRKDIVSWNTLIGGYSKIGMANEALNLFCEMQSSLRPNSVTMSCILPAVASLSSLDKGIQIHAQILRYARLEDGYVTNALVDMYVKCGALLLACLLFDRISKKDRITWTVMIAGYGMHGHGNTAITLFKKMRYEGIEPDEVSFSAILYACSHSGLLNEGWKFFDMMRNECKIVPNLEHYTCMVDLLSRAGHLTKAYKFIESMPIQPDSTIWSTLLSGCRIHRDVKLAETVAEKVIELEPDNTRHYILLANTYADVERWKAMKKLRKSVGTCGLQKNLNCSWIEIKNKVHIFVSSDRSHPKLRKIELFLEEVSRQMETDGSVSKMKYALLSVDCATREEALCGHSEKLAIAFGILNCSKGKPVRVTKNSRVCIGCHNVAKFISKMSKREILLRDSNRFHHFVQGRCSCRGYW
- the LOC122017036 gene encoding protein EXORDIUM-like 5, yielding MELLLPLFFFFFGLLLSFPSFLLAASPFPFSHHHLRLAGSIRSAGAGAALAESKRYEGSSDLVNLRYHMGPVLSSPINLYLVWYGPWTAAQQAPLRDFLLSLSDPSTPPPSVAQWWSTVALYPDQTGANVSRRVAVAAEASLPHLPRGASLTRLSIQLVIADALAARSLPVDHGRGAYIVLTAPGVAVQDFCRAACGFHYFTFPSLVGHTLPYAWVGHSGKQCPDVCAYPFAVPTYMAGSVGAMSPPNGDVGVDGMVSVLAHEMAELSTNPLINAWYAGEDPTAPTEIADLCEGVYGTGGGGGYTGQVSKDEMGRSYNLNGRNGRKFLVQWIWSPIAKACRGPNAMD